A window from Candidatus Scalindua japonica encodes these proteins:
- the clpX gene encoding ATP-dependent Clp protease ATP-binding subunit ClpX — MDKKSREKKGKAMSCSFCGRNYNVVKRLIQGDRNVYICNECIEACYTLIQKDKEKTSTNIKRKIPTPVYVKERLDEYIIGQERAKRVLAVAVHNHYKRLSLEISDDGVVLEKSNVLLVGPTGSGKTLLVKILAEVLDVPFAITDATTFTEAGYVGEDVENVLLRLLRDADFNVERAQQGIVYIDEVDKIARKGQNASITRDVSGEGVQQSLLKMFEQSIINVPPQGGRKHPEQQYIQMDTKDILFICGGTFSGIEDIIRKRIGKKAIGFGTTMDKAENKSTGEILSEIKMNDLIKFGMIREFIGRLHVLTTLMPHCQNDLIRIMLEPKNAIVKQYQKIFEMENAVLEFPKDALEEIGKMALKRKTGARALRSIFEGFMLDAMFDLPTDGKGSVYVVTPEVVAGETPLMPQKLRKSA; from the coding sequence ATGGACAAGAAGTCCAGAGAGAAAAAAGGCAAGGCGATGTCATGTTCTTTTTGTGGCAGAAATTATAATGTTGTTAAAAGATTAATACAGGGTGACCGCAATGTATATATTTGTAATGAATGTATTGAGGCTTGCTACACCCTGATACAAAAAGATAAAGAAAAAACATCAACTAATATAAAAAGAAAAATACCAACTCCGGTATATGTCAAAGAACGTTTAGATGAATATATTATCGGGCAGGAAAGAGCAAAAAGAGTATTGGCGGTAGCAGTCCACAACCATTACAAAAGATTATCATTAGAAATATCTGATGATGGTGTGGTGTTAGAAAAAAGCAATGTGCTTCTTGTCGGGCCTACTGGCTCAGGAAAAACCTTGTTGGTTAAAATACTCGCGGAGGTCCTCGATGTACCCTTCGCGATCACAGACGCAACGACTTTTACCGAAGCCGGTTATGTTGGTGAGGATGTTGAAAATGTACTATTAAGATTACTGAGAGATGCTGATTTTAATGTAGAACGGGCACAGCAGGGTATTGTTTATATAGATGAGGTAGACAAGATCGCCAGAAAGGGCCAAAACGCTTCTATTACACGAGATGTTTCCGGTGAAGGAGTACAACAGTCACTGCTTAAAATGTTTGAGCAGTCTATCATCAATGTACCTCCACAGGGTGGAAGGAAACATCCGGAGCAGCAATACATACAAATGGACACTAAGGATATTCTGTTTATTTGTGGTGGGACCTTCAGCGGTATAGAGGACATAATAAGAAAAAGGATAGGCAAAAAGGCAATAGGATTTGGTACTACGATGGACAAGGCGGAGAATAAATCTACCGGAGAAATTCTTTCTGAAATCAAAATGAATGATTTAATCAAATTTGGTATGATCCGCGAATTTATTGGCAGACTTCATGTCCTTACAACGTTGATGCCACACTGTCAGAATGACTTGATAAGAATTATGCTTGAGCCTAAAAACGCTATCGTCAAGCAGTATCAAAAGATCTTTGAGATGGAAAATGCTGTCCTGGAATTTCCAAAAGACGCTTTGGAAGAAATAGGCAAGATGGCACTGAAGCGAAAGACGGGAGCCCGGGCATTACGCTCTATTTTTGAGGGCTTTATGCTGGATGCCATGTTTGATTTACCAACAGACGGTAAAGGGTCGGTTTATGTAGTGACGCCGGAAGTTGTAGCAGGAGAAACGCCGCTTATGCCGCAGAAACTCCGCAAAAGCGCTTAA